One Salvia splendens isolate huo1 chromosome 22, SspV2, whole genome shotgun sequence DNA segment encodes these proteins:
- the LOC121787040 gene encoding monosaccharide-sensing protein 2-like gives MMRGAVFVAIAAAIGNFLQGWDNATIAGSVLYIKREFHLQTQPTIEGLIVATSLIGATVITTFSGPVADWLGRRPMLIISSVLYFLSGLVMFWAPNVYMLLLARLLDGFGIGLAVTLVPVYISETAPPEIRGFLNTLPQFTGSAGMFLSYCMVFSMSLKDLPSWRMMLGVLSIPSLFYFALSLFYLPESPRWLVSKGRMKEAKKVLQGLRGREDVSGEMALLLEGLDVGGDTAIEEYVISPDNDLAGHQDNEVEKDRIKLYGAEEGQSWIAKPIAGQSTLGMVSRQGSLTNRSLLMDPMVTLFGSVHEKVPEMGMGSMRSMLFSNFGSMFNVNPENQVKHEHWNDETLERDEENAGSDHSGNYSDDDMRSPLIRHDSNAEKENNGEQLGSVGIGGGWQLAYRKDENNAGGLKRIYLHQEGGAAASRRGSVISIAGTEGPADGELVHAAALVSHSVLRADDVTSHQSIGLATDKKPQAAAQGPTWRDLFEPGVKHALFVGVGLQILQQFSGINGVLYYSPQILEQAGVGVLLSNLGLTSESASLLISGLTTLLMLPSIGIAMRLMDVAGRRWLLLSTLPVLLVTLIMLVLGNVLDLGSVPHAVISTVSVIVYFCTFVMGFGPIPNILCSEIFPTRVRGLCIAICALTFWICDIIVTYSLPMMLNSIGLAGVFSIYAVVCSIAWVFVYLKVPETKGMPLEVITEFFAVGAKQNAESENN, from the exons ATGATGAGGGGAGCTGTTTTTGTAGCCATTGCTGCCGCCATTGGTAACTTCTTGCAAGGATGGGACAATGCTACTATTGCAG GATCTGTGCTTTACATCAAGAGGGAGTTTCATTTACAGACACAGCCTACGATAGAAGGGCTTATCGTTGCAACATCTCTGATTGGGGCAACGGTCATCACTACATTCTCCGGGCCAGTGGCTGACTGGCTCGGACGTCGTCCAATGCTGATAATCTCATCTGTTCTCTATTTTCTTAGTGGACTGGTCATGTTCTGGGCTCCCAATGTGTACATGCTCCTTCTGGCAAGGCTCTTGGATGGTTTTGGGATTGGTCTCGCTGTCACTCTCGTTCCCGTCTACATATCCGAGACAGCCCCACCAGAAATAAGGGGGTTTCTGAATACCCTCCCTCAGTTTACTGGCTCTGCTGGGATGTTTTTGTCATACTGCATGGTCTTTTCGATGTCGTTGAAGGATTTACCTAGTTGGAGAATGATGCTCGGGGTTCTTTCTATTCCTTCACTGTTTTATTTTGCCTTGTCATTGTTTTACCTGCCTGAATCCCCAAGATGGCTAGTAAGTAAAGGGAGGATGAAAGAGGCCAAGAAAGTTCTGCAAGGCCTACGTGGACGAGAAGATGTCTCAG GTGAAATGGCTTTATTACTCGAGGGTTTAGATGTCGGAGGTGATACAGCCATCGAGGAATATGTCATCAGTCCCGACAACGATCTTGCTGGCCACCAAGATAATGAAGTGGAGAAAGATCGTATCAAATTATATGGCGCTGAAGAGGGTCAATCCTGGATCGCCAAACCCATTGCTGGACAGAGCACTCTGGGTATGGTTTCCCGTCAAGGGAGTCTGACTAACCGGAGTTTGCTTATGGATCCGATGGTCACTCTCTTCGGAAGTGTTCACGAGAAGGTCCCAGAGATGGGAATGGGAAGCATGAGAAGCATGCTCTTCTCGAATTTCGGCAGTATGTTTAACGTAAACCCAGAGAATCAAGTTAAACACGAGCACTGGAATGACGAAACCTTGGAAAGGGATGAGGAAAATGCTGGATCCGATCATTCCGGGAACTATTCTGATGATGACATGAGGAGCCCTTTGATTCGCCATGATAGCAATGCTGAGAAGGAGAATAACGGAGAGCAGCTCGGAAGCGTAGGAATCGGTGGTGGCTGGCAGCTAGCATACAGGAAGGACGAGAATAACGCAGGAGGTCTTAAGAGGATCTACTTACACCAGGAGGGCGGTGCTGCTGCATCCAGGCGAGGTTCGGTTATTTCCATAGCGGGAACTGAGGGACCGGCTGATGGTGAATTAGTCCATGCTGCTGCCCTAGTGAGCCACTCTGTTCTCCGTGCTGATGACGTCACCAGTCATCAATCTATTGGCCTGGCAACGGACAAGAAACCGCAAGCTGCTGCTCAAGGTCCTACCTGGAGGGATCTTTTCGAACCAGGAGTCAAACATGCACTCTTTGTTGGTGTAGGACTTCAAATTCTTCAGCAG TTTTCTGGCATTAATGGAGTTCTCTACTACTCGCCACAAATTCTGGAACAAGCCGGTGTGGGAGTTCTCCTTTCGAATTTGGGCCTCACCTCAGAATCCGCCTCTCTTCTCATTAGCGGTCTAACTACATTGTTGATGCTTCCTAGCATCGGTATTGCAATGAGACTCATGGATGTTGCTGGCAGAAG GTGGCTCCTCCTCTCGACTCTGCCCGTGCTTCTAGTGACGCTGATTATGCTGGTTCTTGGAAACGTGCTCGATCTGGGGTCAGTGCCTCACGCTGTGATCTCAACAGTCAGTGTGATCGTCTACTTCTGCACCTTCGTGATGGGGTTCGGGCCGATCCCAAACATCCTATGCTCGGAGATCTTCCCCACCCGCGTCCGTGGGCTCTGCATCGCCATCTGCGCCCTCACATTCTGGATATGCGACATCATCGTCACCTACAGTCTTCCCATGATGCTCAACTCCATCGGCCTGGCTGGCGTCTTCTCCATCTACGCAGTCGTCTGCAGCATCGCGTGGGTGTTCGTGTACCTCAAAGTGCCGGAAACCAAAGGGATGCCGCTCGAAGTCATCACGGAGTTCTTCGCAGTGGGGGCGAAGCAAAATGCAGAGAGTGAAAACAACTGA